A single window of Terriglobales bacterium DNA harbors:
- a CDS encoding aminotransferase class III-fold pyridoxal phosphate-dependent enzyme, translating into MATKDLAPTAAPRIKTALPGPNARRVLAGDRQYISPSYTRSYPLVAKSGRGVVITDVDGNEFFDFSAGIAVTSTGHCHPEIVAAVQKQAAELIHMSGTDFYYESMVTLAERLSKIALMPGPHKIYYGNSGTEAVECAL; encoded by the coding sequence ATGGCTACCAAGGACCTGGCTCCCACCGCCGCCCCGCGCATCAAGACCGCGCTCCCCGGCCCCAACGCCCGCCGCGTGCTCGCGGGCGACCGGCAGTACATCTCGCCCTCCTACACCCGCTCCTACCCGCTGGTGGCGAAATCAGGACGCGGTGTCGTCATCACCGACGTGGACGGCAACGAATTCTTTGACTTTTCCGCCGGCATCGCCGTGACTTCCACCGGCCACTGTCACCCGGAGATCGTGGCCGCCGTCCAGAAGCAGGCCGCCGAGCTGATCCACATGTCCGGCACCGACTTCTACTACGAGAGCATGGTCACGCTCGCGGAGCGGCTCTCGAAGATCGCCCTCATGCCCGGACCGCACAAGATTTACTACGGCAACTCGGGTACGGAGGCAGTCGAGTGCGCGCTG
- a CDS encoding DUF2752 domain-containing protein, which translates to MSALPAAAVGLPSYGTRPAAAPIPVFRLLFNPFCTWGALLLLPLAALLPSGGAGIPVCLFHSLTGLPCPGCGLTRAFSSLLHGQVGAAFAYHPFVFLLLPLFVIMAAYNFFPAGARQGLESFFRAHDRGFRLGYHAVMYAFVVFGVLRLLAGAAGVGLGIQI; encoded by the coding sequence GTGAGCGCATTGCCCGCAGCTGCCGTCGGTTTGCCGTCGTATGGGACGCGCCCCGCCGCCGCCCCCATTCCCGTCTTCCGCCTGCTCTTCAATCCTTTCTGCACCTGGGGAGCGCTGCTGCTGCTGCCGCTGGCCGCCCTGCTGCCCTCCGGCGGTGCCGGCATTCCGGTGTGCCTCTTTCACTCGCTCACCGGCCTGCCCTGTCCCGGCTGCGGGCTCACCCGCGCCTTTTCCTCCTTGCTCCACGGACAGGTCGGGGCCGCCTTCGCCTATCATCCCTTCGTCTTTCTTCTTCTGCCGCTGTTCGTGATCATGGCGGCCTACAACTTCTTCCCCGCCGGGGCTCGGCAAGGGCTCGAGAGCTTCTTCCGTGCCCATGACCGGGGATTCCGGCTGGGCTATCACGCAGTGATGTACGCGTTCGTGGTGTTCGGGGTGCTTCGCTTGCTGGCCGGCGCAGCCGGGGTAGGGCTTGGAATTCAAATCTGA